One Sporomusaceae bacterium ACPt DNA window includes the following coding sequences:
- the yfiC gene encoding tRNA1(Val) (adenine(37)-N6)-methyltransferase — MDVPEVELKSGERIDDLVINNLKLIQHPDEFCFSLDAVLLAHFAGIRPGGAAVDLGAGTGVIGLLLLARGAATVTGVEISPSMADMARRSACLNGLAERLSIINGDMRRIKEFLPGGCWELVVSNPPYRPVGGGYISPNDRVAMARHEVTANLTDVVAAAKYLVKYRGRFAMVHLPERLAEITQALCAAGIEPKRLQLVYPAPGKKPNMLLIEGIRGARPGLDVLPPLIVYNTEGSYSEDIRKLYRQGR; from the coding sequence ATGGACGTGCCGGAAGTTGAGTTAAAATCCGGTGAACGGATTGATGATCTTGTTATTAATAACCTAAAGCTTATTCAGCATCCGGACGAATTTTGCTTTTCTCTGGATGCTGTTCTCTTGGCGCATTTTGCCGGTATACGGCCAGGCGGTGCCGCCGTCGACCTAGGCGCCGGAACAGGTGTTATCGGATTACTCCTCTTGGCGCGGGGGGCAGCCACCGTTACCGGAGTTGAGATAAGCCCGTCTATGGCTGATATGGCTAGACGGAGTGCCTGTCTTAACGGTCTGGCTGAGCGGCTTAGCATTATCAATGGTGATATGCGCCGGATTAAAGAATTTTTGCCTGGCGGCTGCTGGGAATTGGTGGTTTCCAATCCGCCTTATCGTCCGGTAGGCGGTGGCTATATCAGTCCCAATGACCGGGTAGCCATGGCGCGGCATGAAGTAACGGCCAATTTGACTGACGTTGTAGCGGCCGCAAAGTATCTTGTTAAATACCGCGGCAGGTTTGCCATGGTGCATTTGCCTGAGCGGCTGGCTGAAATTACGCAAGCCTTGTGTGCGGCCGGCATTGAACCTAAACGGCTGCAGCTCGTGTATCCGGCGCCGGGTAAGAAGCCTAATATGCTGCTTATTGAAGGAATCCGCGGCGCCAGGCCGGGGCTTGATGTATTGCCGCCTTTAATTGTATATAATACTGAAGGGAGCTACAGTGAAGATATTAGGAAGCTCTACAGGCAGGGCAGGTGA
- the rsmI gene encoding Ribosomal RNA small subunit methyltransferase I, whose amino-acid sequence MICLTKPGTLYLCPTPLGNLEDMTFRAVRVLKEAAAIAAEDTRHTLKLLNHFDIHLPLISYHEHNKAERGPEIIERLLKGETIALVSDAGMPGISDPGVDLVRLAVENGVPVVPLPGPNAALTALVASGLDTTMFTFVGFLPKTNKHRRELLAKLTRHPYTMVFYEAPHRLRATLDELYAVFGDRQAVAARELTKKFEEFIRGSLASIIQHFAANQTRGEFTLVVAGNPEGEELREVPDALAGLDVVQAVSQLMSRGINKKDAIREVASHRGLPKRLVYQAVLNMPE is encoded by the coding sequence GTGATTTGTTTGACTAAGCCAGGTACACTTTATCTGTGCCCCACGCCGCTCGGCAATCTGGAAGATATGACTTTCCGGGCTGTACGGGTGCTAAAAGAAGCGGCGGCTATTGCCGCCGAGGATACCAGACATACTCTAAAGCTGTTAAATCATTTTGATATTCACTTGCCGCTCATAAGCTATCATGAACACAATAAGGCCGAACGCGGGCCGGAGATTATTGAACGACTGCTAAAAGGTGAAACCATCGCGTTGGTAAGTGACGCCGGGATGCCGGGCATATCTGACCCAGGTGTTGATTTGGTGCGTTTGGCGGTAGAAAACGGCGTGCCGGTGGTGCCGCTGCCCGGTCCTAACGCCGCGTTAACTGCGCTGGTAGCATCAGGACTTGATACTACCATGTTTACCTTTGTCGGTTTCTTGCCTAAGACCAATAAACACCGCCGGGAGTTGTTGGCTAAGCTAACCAGACATCCGTATACCATGGTGTTCTATGAAGCGCCGCACCGGCTGCGCGCCACACTGGATGAACTTTATGCGGTATTTGGTGACCGTCAAGCTGTAGCCGCCCGGGAGCTTACTAAGAAGTTCGAAGAGTTTATCCGGGGCAGTCTGGCAAGTATCATTCAACACTTTGCCGCAAACCAGACTCGCGGAGAATTCACCCTGGTAGTGGCCGGCAATCCGGAGGGCGAAGAACTGAGGGAGGTTCCGGACGCATTGGCCGGGCTGGATGTGGTACAGGCTGTCAGTCAGCTTATGAGCCGGGGAATTAATAAAAAAGACGCCATCCGTGAGGTGGCGTCCCATAGAGGTTTACCGAAACGTCTGGTTTATCAGGCTGTACTCAATATGCCTGAATAG